The following are from one region of the Aequoribacter fuscus genome:
- a CDS encoding DUF1330 domain-containing protein: MTAYVVYDVDIHDLALYQEYMAEVKPAIEAIGGRYLARGGDHKVIEGDWEPNRMVLLEFPSMDAALSFYDCEPYQRTKEIRMKSSTARIILVEGM, translated from the coding sequence GTGACTGCTTACGTTGTGTACGACGTGGATATCCACGATTTAGCGCTATACCAAGAGTATATGGCCGAAGTAAAACCCGCCATCGAGGCCATCGGTGGACGCTACCTGGCGCGTGGTGGTGACCACAAAGTCATCGAAGGCGATTGGGAGCCGAACCGCATGGTACTGCTTGAATTCCCATCGATGGACGCTGCATTGTCTTTCTATGACTGCGAGCCGTATCAGCGCACCAAAGAGATTCGCATGAAATCAAGCACCGCAAGAATCATCTTGGTTGAGGGAATGTAG